The Arachis hypogaea cultivar Tifrunner chromosome 16, arahy.Tifrunner.gnm2.J5K5, whole genome shotgun sequence genome contains a region encoding:
- the LOC112755134 gene encoding translocase of chloroplast 34 — MASSITREWVGLKTFAPATQTKLVELLGRLEEKNVDKLTILVMGKSGVGKSSTVNSIIGERAVTINPFQSEGLRPAMVSRTRTGFTINIIDTPGLIEGGYINDQALEIIKHFLLNKTIDILLYVDRLDTYRVDSLDKLVVRAITDSFGKEIWKRALIVLTHAQLSPPDGIPYDEFVSKRSEALLKVVRQGARLRKDDPVVSSIHVVLVENSGRCNKNESDEKILPNGTAWIPNLVEKITEVTTRSNKSIFVDKKLIEGPNPNQRGKIFIPILFALQYFFVIKPIERAIKNDVANEAKPLWAIREAKRRF, encoded by the exons atggcaTCATCGATAACCCGTGAGTGGGTGGGACTGAAAACATTTGCGCCGGCAACTCAGACAAAATTGGTTGAACTGTTGGGAAGACTAGAGGAGAAG AATGTGGACAAGTTAACAATACTTGTTATGGGGAAAAGTGGTGTTGGAAAATCATCGACCGTGAATTCAATTATAGGAGAAAGAGCTGTTACTATTAATCCCTTTCAG TCGGAAGGACTAAGACCTGCAATGGTGTCACGCACAAGGACAGGATTTACAATAAACATCATTGACACTCCTGGTCTCATAGAAGGGGGATATATCAATGATCAGGCCTTGGAGATTATCAAACA TTTCCTTCTGAACAAGACCATAGACATTCTGCTTTATGTGGACCGTTTGGATACCTATAGAGTGGATAGCCTTGATAAGCTGGTTGTCAGAGCTATTACTGATAGTTTTGGCAAAGAAATATGGAAGAGGGCTTTGATAGTTCTTACACATGCTCAGCTTTCACCCCCCGATGGAATACCTTATGATGAATTCGTTTCAAAAAGATCGGAGGCACTTCTAAAAGTTGTTCGCCAGGGTGCTCGATTGAGGAAAGATGACCCAGTG GTTTCTAGCATTCACGTTGTTTTGGTTGAGAACAGTGGGAGATGTAACAAGAATGAAAGCGATGAGAAG ATTCTTCCAAATGGGACAGCTTGGATTCCTAATCTGGTCGAAAAAATCACAGAAGTTACAACAAGGAGCAACAAGTCTATTTTTGTTGACAAGAAGTTGATTGAAGGGCCAAACCCTAATCAGAGGGGAAAGATCTTTATTCCCATCTTATTTGCACTTCAG TATTTCTTTGTGATTAAACCTATTGAACGCGCAATCAAGAATGACGTTGCAAATGAGGCCAAGCCGTTGTGGGCAATTAGGGAAGCTAAACGCAGGTTCTAA